Sequence from the Rhodococcus jostii RHA1 genome:
GCTTGTCCTTACTTCGTCGTCATTGGTGTGTCTTGTTGTCGAGGTATGCGGATCCGGTGGTGGTGCCTACTGAGATGGTGGAAGCGCGCTGTCGCTCGTCCGGACAGTCCGCAGGTCGTTGACCACCAATCCGTCGGCGTCGTAGCTCCGGCGCAGGTCCTTCTTGTCCAGCTTGCCGACACTGGTCTTGGGAAGGGTGTTGACGAAGGCCCACCGTTCGGGGAGCCACCAGCGGGCGACCTTGCCGTCGAGGAAGGCGAGCAGTTCGGGTGCGGTGGCGGTAGCTCCGGGCGCCAGTTTGATGCAGACGAACGGGCGTTCCTCCCATTTCGGGTCGGGTACTCCGATCACCGCGGCCTCGGCGACGGCGTCGTGCTCGAGCAGTGCGTTCTCGAGTTCGACCGTGGAGATCCATTCCCCGCCGCTCTTGATGCCGTCCTTGAGCCGGTCCTTGAGCTGGATCCAGCCGCCCTCGTGCAGGACCCCGAGGTCACCGGTGCGCAACCAGCCGTCGTCGAACTTGTCCGGTGCGGCGGTGCGAAAATAGGTGCCCGCGATCGTCGCGCCGCGCAACTGGACTTCCCCGATGGATTCGCCGTCCCAGGGCAACTCGTCGCCGTATTCGTCGACGATGCGCGCCTGCACTCCGGGGACGATGCGCCCCGTCAGGCTCGCCCACTGCGCCACGTCGGCGTCGGGTGTGTTGTGGGGTGGCCGGGAGAAGGTCAGGAGGGGGCTGGTTTCGGTCATCCCCCATCCCTGGGTCAACCGGACGCCGTGGCGGGACTGCATACTGCGGACCAAGGCAGCCGCCAGCGGGGAGCCGCCGGATACGGCCAGACGCAGGCTGCTGAAGTCGACCGGGTGGGTTCGGGCGTACTCGTCGAGGCCGGTCCACAGTGTCGGCACGGCCGCGGCGGCGGTGGGCGCGAGGTCGGTGATGATGCGGGCCAGGTGGTCGATCTGGAGATATCGGTCGTTGAGGATGATGTCGGCCCCGCTCGTCCAGGCGGCGTGGGGCCAGCCCCAGGCGTTGGCGTGGAACATCGGCACGATCGGCAGGACCCGGTCGGCGTCGGAGAAGCCGAAGGCACTTCCGGTGGAGATCTGCAGGCTGTGTAGGTAGATGGACCGGTGACTGTAGGCCACCCCCTTCGGGTCGCCGGTCGTCCCGGTGGTGTAGCAGAGCGCGGCGGCGCTGCGCTCATCGAGGCGCGGCCACCGGAAGTCGGTCTCGGTGTCCAGCATGTCGTCGAGGCGGTGCAGTTGCACACCGGTGGGAACGGCCAGGTCCGCCTCGCCCGCGACGATCACGTGCTCGACGGTGGGCAACCGGTCGATCACCCGCTGCAGCTGGGGCACCAGGTCCGCGTCGACGAGGATCACCTTGTCCGCGGCGTGGTTGGCGATGTAGACGATCTGATCGTCGTGCAGTCGCAGGTTCAGTGTGTGCAGCACCGCCCCCATTCCCGGTACCGCGAAATAGGCGGCCAGATGCGCCGGGCTGTTCCAGCACAACGTGGCAACGACATCGTCCTCGGACACGCCGAGGCGGCGCAGACCGGCGGCCAGGGAGGTCACCGCCGTCCCGAACTCCCGGAACGACCCTCGCCGTACCTCGCCCGCCCGATAGTGCAGAACCGCACTGTCGGGGTGTGTGCGAAGGCCGTGCAGGAACAAATCCGACACGAGGAGATCGACATCTTGCATGGTGCTGTGCATGGCAGGTCCGTCCTGGCTGTGAGGAATCAGTGTCGTTCCGCTGCCCCGTCGGCCGGATTTACGGAACCGAGCCGGTCTTGACCCGCGGACAGCTGCTCTCTACCCTAGACCGTACGTACGGTCAGTCAAGATGTTCTGCTGATCCTCTGCTCGACCATCCCCTTCCTGCCAGCCCCTGAAGGAAACGCCATGACGTTATCGGCCCTGCACACCGACCTCGGAAGTCCCGACGCGTACATCCACGGAGTTCCCCATCAGGTATTCGCCGAGCTCCGTCGCCACGAGCCGGTGGCCTGGATCGAGGAGCCGGCCGGTGAGGGTTTCGCCGGCGGTCCCGGGTTCTGGGCAGTCACCCGCTACGACGACGTGATGACGGTCTCGAAGAAGCCGGACGTCTTCTCCTCCCACAAGGGTGCGTCGTTCCTGCGCGATCAGAGCCCTCA
This genomic interval carries:
- a CDS encoding fatty acid--CoA ligase; protein product: MHSTMQDVDLLVSDLFLHGLRTHPDSAVLHYRAGEVRRGSFREFGTAVTSLAAGLRRLGVSEDDVVATLCWNSPAHLAAYFAVPGMGAVLHTLNLRLHDDQIVYIANHAADKVILVDADLVPQLQRVIDRLPTVEHVIVAGEADLAVPTGVQLHRLDDMLDTETDFRWPRLDERSAAALCYTTGTTGDPKGVAYSHRSIYLHSLQISTGSAFGFSDADRVLPIVPMFHANAWGWPHAAWTSGADIILNDRYLQIDHLARIITDLAPTAAAAVPTLWTGLDEYARTHPVDFSSLRLAVSGGSPLAAALVRSMQSRHGVRLTQGWGMTETSPLLTFSRPPHNTPDADVAQWASLTGRIVPGVQARIVDEYGDELPWDGESIGEVQLRGATIAGTYFRTAAPDKFDDGWLRTGDLGVLHEGGWIQLKDRLKDGIKSGGEWISTVELENALLEHDAVAEAAVIGVPDPKWEERPFVCIKLAPGATATAPELLAFLDGKVARWWLPERWAFVNTLPKTSVGKLDKKDLRRSYDADGLVVNDLRTVRTSDSALPPSQ